Proteins encoded together in one Planctomyces sp. SH-PL14 window:
- a CDS encoding RNA polymerase sigma factor, producing MDLANLIERIRTGDEDACTSLVRDYEPELRRFIRFRMTSSSVRRFVDSLDICQSVLARFFRSLDSDELDISDPAKLRALLLQIAQNRIYDAVALQHAKKRDARRTELGGDELLASLQESTDHVERILEMQELVERVYTHCSDADRSLIERRMNGADWNELAASAGATEEAVRKRVERAIEKAAVAAGVLKKT from the coding sequence ATGGATCTGGCCAACTTGATCGAGCGAATCCGCACGGGCGATGAAGACGCGTGTACGTCGCTTGTTCGAGACTACGAGCCTGAGCTCCGTCGATTCATTCGCTTTCGGATGACGTCGAGCTCGGTCCGGCGGTTCGTCGACTCATTGGATATCTGTCAGTCCGTTCTCGCCCGATTCTTCCGCTCTCTCGATTCGGATGAGCTCGATATCTCAGATCCCGCCAAGCTCAGAGCACTGCTCCTGCAGATTGCACAGAATCGAATCTATGACGCAGTGGCTCTTCAACACGCCAAAAAGCGGGACGCCCGGCGTACGGAACTGGGCGGTGACGAGTTGCTGGCCTCACTGCAGGAGTCGACTGATCACGTCGAGCGGATCCTTGAGATGCAGGAGCTCGTTGAGCGAGTCTACACGCACTGTTCCGACGCCGACCGCTCCCTCATCGAGAGACGAATGAACGGTGCTGATTGGAATGAACTGGCGGCATCGGCTGGGGCGACAGAGGAGGCCGTCCGAAAGCGAGTCGAGAGGGCGATCGAGAAGGCCGCTGTGGCGGCGGGAGTTCTGAAGAAGACCTAG
- a CDS encoding ABC transporter permease, whose protein sequence is MFRFAPYVIKSLVGHASRTLLTISGAAVAIFVFCFVGAVQEGLQRLTSDKDAQRTLIVFQENRFCPTSSRLPEDYAKTILQVDGVKEVMPVQVWTNNCRASLDIIVFNGVPATQLRQARDIELIEGDWGTFESQRDAAVVGRNVAQRRRLRVGDQFSIGEMNVKVAGLFRSHVPAEENLIYTSLPFLQYTKGMDSAGLVTMHEVQLTEEADPDAVAAAIDAALRSGPVATATRRKGAFQTSTLSDLVDLIGFAHWLGYASVGLVLALVATTTIMSVQDRVKEHAVLQTLGVRPGRIFRLILVESLLLCVLGGTIGTGAAMGVLGWSGLAIGAEGVTIAFRPSLLLACSSLIVATAVGLAAGVLPAIQASRTSIVEALREA, encoded by the coding sequence GTGTTTCGGTTTGCTCCCTATGTCATCAAGAGTCTTGTGGGACACGCCTCCCGCACGCTGCTGACCATCAGCGGGGCTGCGGTCGCCATTTTTGTATTCTGCTTCGTGGGAGCGGTGCAGGAAGGTTTGCAGCGGCTGACGTCCGACAAGGACGCGCAGCGTACGCTGATTGTGTTCCAAGAGAACCGCTTCTGCCCCACCAGCAGTCGCCTTCCGGAAGACTACGCCAAGACGATTCTTCAGGTCGACGGCGTGAAAGAGGTCATGCCGGTGCAGGTCTGGACGAACAATTGCCGGGCCAGTCTCGACATTATCGTCTTCAACGGCGTTCCGGCGACGCAGCTCCGCCAAGCGAGAGACATCGAGTTGATCGAAGGGGACTGGGGAACATTTGAATCACAGCGGGACGCAGCGGTCGTCGGCCGCAATGTCGCCCAACGCCGCCGTCTCCGGGTGGGGGATCAATTCTCGATCGGCGAGATGAACGTGAAAGTGGCCGGGCTGTTCCGCTCCCACGTTCCCGCGGAAGAAAACCTGATTTACACGAGCCTCCCGTTCCTGCAGTACACAAAGGGGATGGACTCCGCCGGCCTTGTGACGATGCACGAGGTCCAGCTGACGGAGGAGGCCGATCCGGACGCGGTGGCGGCCGCGATCGATGCCGCGCTCCGCTCCGGCCCGGTCGCCACCGCGACTCGCCGCAAAGGAGCGTTTCAAACGAGCACCCTATCGGACCTCGTCGACCTCATCGGCTTTGCCCATTGGCTAGGTTACGCTAGCGTCGGCCTCGTTCTGGCACTCGTCGCAACGACGACGATCATGTCCGTCCAGGACCGCGTGAAAGAACATGCCGTTCTCCAGACTCTCGGCGTTCGGCCCGGCCGCATCTTTCGGCTGATCCTGGTGGAGAGCCTGCTCCTTTGTGTCTTGGGAGGGACAATCGGAACCGGAGCGGCAATGGGCGTTCTGGGATGGAGCGGCTTGGCGATTGGGGCGGAGGGGGTCACGATCGCCTTTCGGCCATCTCTTTTGCTCGCCTGCTCGTCCTTGATTGTGGCCACAGCTGTAGGTCTTGCCGCAGGCGTTCTCCCGGCGATCCAGGCAAGCAGAACGAGTATCGTCGAGGCGCTTCGTGAGGCGTAG